The following is a genomic window from Desulfosporosinus acidiphilus SJ4.
TCCTTTCGTGCTGAGTGTTTTATTGAAATCCAAAGGATTGAAATATAAATCACGAAGCTTGCAGGGTGCAGGGATGCAATCCCTGTCGCACACATTGCGGAGCAATGTATAAGTGCGCCTTTCGGACTTTCTTCGTTCTGCTATGATTGTACTACGAGGGCATGAGTAGTGCAATCATAGCAGTCCACGAAAACGAGCACTAGGATTGTTATTTGTGATATAATCACAAATAACAATCCTAGATGCGAATGTTTGAGGGGGGTGTCAGTTATGCGTAAAAGCATGATGGAAACACTGGAAGAAATCCAAAAAAAGAAACAGCAATTAGCCGAACGAGAAAAGCTCATTCGAAATAAAATCTCTACCATGGACAGGAAAGAGAGAACCAGGCGGCTTATTCAGATCGGCGCGATCATAGAAAGTCATTTGCCTGTTAAAAGTACCTACGATGCTGAAGCTCTGGCCAACTATTTTGGCAGTCATCCAGATGCCTTTGCTGAAGTGGCAAAATATATCGAGGAAAAATCACCCCTTATTCAAGCGCAGAGTGAAGAAAAGAAAATGACTTCTAAGCGTAAAATTTAGGGCGTGGTTCGTTTATAACGATGTGGCGAAGGCTTCAATACCCCGGACAAGCTTTCAAAGGCTTAGAAGGGTGTTTAAAAGCCTGTTTATAATTATTCTAATGGACGGTGATTTCGTGTATATTACCTAGACGAAGAAACACCCTGGTATTAACCAGGGTGTCATTTGTCCTTATCGAATCTTGGCTAAAGAAACAAAAGTTTCGTTGCAACTTTTCATTTTTCGTTGCTATGACCGTAAATTTCCCTCGCACTTGCTATGACCTGCTCCATAGTGATTTCACCTTTAGCAAACCGTCTAAGAACCTTTTTGTCCTCTTCCGTCAGAGACATTCCCTCCATGGCAAAGCTCCCATCTACCTGAGCTATGCAATGCTCGATCTGCTCATCTGTCATGGCTTTAATTCTCCTTTTTAGAAAGATGTTTTCCCCCTCTTACTAACCGCAATCTGTTGACCTCTTTTACATAGTTTTTACCTTTGCCTTTCCAGCCGAAAGACGGATCTAGGCGATAAGTTTTGACTTTACCAACCTTCGGGCCTTCATGAATAACTCCTGCTTCAACAAGACGGACAAAAGCTCTAGAAACGTGTGGTTGCCTCATGTTTAAGGCTTCAGCAACTTCTTTTTGCTGAAGCAGAATATAATTTTCAAAGTCCAATTTCCCCATGATATAAAATAAAACTTTGAGTTGTTCTCCAGTTAAATCAAGTTTCGCTAGATATGTAAATCCCTCTTGCATCGCCATAAAAAAACCTCCCGGTATTTGTTTTCTCTGGATTTCTACAACGGCATACTGTCTTTTAATCTCACCTGTTTCTAAATCGAACTCAGTTGTAATTGTATTTTTACTGAGTTTCCCCACCCTTTCAATTTCCATTTTTCAACCTCACTTTCATATACCATTATTGGTATACAACATACCATATTTGGTATATGAAGACAAGCTCTAACACTTGCAATTCCTCACTTTTTTTACCCTCCCTTATGTCTATGTATAAAATATAGTCGTTTTTCCGTCGTTTTTTCACTTCTCAACTTCCATTTATGTAAATTTATGGTATGCAATTTTACCCTTATTTTTCTCTTTCCAACTGGAAAAAAAAGTACGCCCTGCGAACAGGGCGTTGCATGTATTAAAATTTCGGGTCAGGGGAAACGAAGACCGAAGACGCTCGGCGCTAGCCAAGGGGAAGTCCCTTTTGCTGTGGGGAGGGAATTTTGGGTCAAAGGGACGTTCCCCGTCCTTCAGCTTATTGGTTCGTGGCACGTGTCAATGGGATGATGACGAGCATATCCTCGGGCTTACGCCCTGCGGTATCCCTCGCATCACCCTTGACACTTCTCAAAGGCTCGTTAACTTACCATGTCCAATTTACGGAAATTCGGACTTGAAAATGCGCCCTTTTCTGCCTGACTTCCCCCTTAGCGACCGTTACCCAAGACCCAAAAGAATTACCCAGTGCAAGGGTCCAAGAACAAATTTTCGTCGAGAAAATTTTTCCCCTTGCGCGGTTGAGCTGGGTACAATTCGATGCGGGGGGAGGTCGTTCTCCCCCTTGGCATATATTACGAAATCACAGTCCACTTTTCCTAATTTCTGTAAATTGGATGCCTTTATCTCGCTCGATCTAGGCTCTCTATGCGGATTTTTTTAATGTTCAGTTCCTTGGAGAAAGAATTTATTAACTGCTTATCCTTGTCAGAAATATTCTCGCCGGTCTGATACCGCTCTAAAAGGTCTTTGCTCTTGACGAAATCCCTTTGTCGGTTCATGGCCTTTATCTCTGCCGAGCGTTGATCGTAAGTGCCTTTTGTCTCCTTATAGCGTTTTTCTAAGTCAGGCAGCTTCTTCTCTTTCGATCTCTTTTCACTGTGCAGCTGCGTGATGCGCTGCACAATGTGTCCTCGCTCCGTTTCTCCAAAATCAGCTTGCTTGTCCTTAATCAATCTCGCCTTGCTTTGTTCCAGGGCTTTTTTCTCATTCCATTGCCATGGCTTGAAACTACTTAGCTTTCCTAATCTCTCTTCAACCTCGCCGATCCGCTTCTCATAGTTGTCAAACTTTTGCAGTTTGAAAGTCTCTGAACGTA
Proteins encoded in this region:
- a CDS encoding antitoxin VbhA family protein; this translates as MTDEQIEHCIAQVDGSFAMEGMSLTEEDKKVLRRFAKGEITMEQVIASAREIYGHSNEK
- a CDS encoding replication/maintenance protein RepL, whose amino-acid sequence is MEIERVGKLSKNTITTEFDLETGEIKRQYAVVEIQRKQIPGGFFMAMQEGFTYLAKLDLTGEQLKVLFYIMGKLDFENYILLQQKEVAEALNMRQPHVSRAFVRLVEAGVIHEGPKVGKVKTYRLDPSFGWKGKGKNYVKEVNRLRLVRGGKHLSKKEN